DNA sequence from the Candidatus Kaistella beijingensis genome:
CATTGTTTTCAGTCTCTGAAAGTTCGGTTTTCATTTCACCTATAATTTTCATGATGTATTCTCTTTTGTGGCGGAAAATCACATCCTGCACAATTTTCGGAACCACCTCTTCTTCTTTGCTGAAAAAAATCTGATGTTTTTCCCAATTGCTCGTTTCATAAGGTTCTACCAATGCATCGGCAATTTTTCCCGAAATATTTTCATCCATTAAAGTCATAAAGAAATTTCCTGCACGAAGTTCATTTTTCGCAATTCCCTGCTTGATTTCCTCAATAATTTTTTGGTTTAAAGGAGACTGAATTTCACACGAATCTTCTTCCAAATGTGTTATTATTTCTTCAATAACCGTAATTTGATAAGCATTCTCATCTTCATCTTTTCTGTCCAAAATTCGGTCACCATATTTCAGCATTAATTCCACCAATTTTTCCTCTAAAACCAAAAGTGGATTGACGGAAATAAAAGGTTCAGTCACTTTTTCCAACTTTGGCTGAGCTTGGGTTTCCTGCCTTTGTTGCGGAGAAACTTGCTGACTTTTGATTTGCTTCTGAACATTCAACTCATTAAAAAGCGACTGTTCTGATAGTCCGAATTTGGTGGAAACTTCCTTTAAATAAACTTCCTGTTTTAAAGCATTTTGAACGAATGCCACCGATTTAACAATATCTCGAATCGATTCCGCCTTTTTTATCGGGTCGTCTCCTGCTTCTTTGAGTAAAATTTCCGCCTTGAAATCGATGAAATCTTTGGCTTCATTTTTAATAAAATCTTCCACAAATTCCTGCGGATGTTTTCTTGAAAAAGAATCGGGGTCATCACCATCAGGAAAAAGCAAAATCCTAATGTTCATCGCCTCGGAAAGTAACATATCGATGCTTCTGAAACTCGCCTTAATTCCCGCCGCATCACCATCAAAAAGTATCGTTACATTTTCTGTCAAACGTTTGATCAACTTGATTTGTTCTACCGTCAAAGCCGTTCCTGAACTTGAAACCACATTTTCAATTCCCGCTTGATGAAGTGCAATCACATCCATATAACCTTCCACGAGCAGACAAAGATTATTTCTTGAAATCGCCTGTTTTCCTTGGTTTAAACCGTACAGAACGTTTGATTTATGGTAAATTTCGGTTTCGGGAGAATTGAGATATTTTGCTGTTTTGACATTATTTCTAAGAATTCTCGCACCAAAACCCAAAACCCTTCCCGAAAAACTGTGAATCGGAAAAATTACTCTTTCTCGGAAACGGTCGATTCCATTCGGAGAATTTTCAGGGAAAATAGAAAGTCCCGATTTTTCTAAAATTTCTTTGGAATAGCCTTTGTCTAAAGCAAATTCCGTAAAAGCATTTTTTTGTTCAGGCGAATAACCCAACTGAAATTTTTTAATAATTTCATCACGCAGTTCTCTTTCCTTAAAATAAGAATATCCGATTGCTTTTCCCTCATCGGTTTCAAAAAGTTGGTTTTGGAAGAAGTCATTCGCAACTTCATGAATTTTATACAGTAATTCTTTGTCGGTTTGTTGCTGCTTTTCTTCCTCGGTATATTCACGTTTGTCTTCTTCAACTTCGATTCCGTATTTTTTTGCGGCGTGTCGGAGTGCTTCAGGATAGGTGAAGTTTTCAATTTCCATTAAAAAAGAAATCGCTGTTCCACCTTTACCCGAAGAGAAATCCTTCCAAATTTGTTTGCTTGGGGAAACTACGAAACTCGGCGTTTTTTCATCATGGAACGGACTCAAACCTTTGAAGTTTGAACCTGCCCTTTTCAATTGCACATATTCGCCGATGATTTCTTCCACCCGAATCGTGGAAAAAATTTTATCGATGGTCTGTTTGGAAATCATTCTTCAAAAATAAGGATTTTGCGGGAAGATGGAACATCATTCCATTTAGTTTGGAACTAAATAATTTAACGCAAGGACTTTTCACTCAGCAATTGAGTTGAATAAAAAAAATTCTCAGCACATGACAAAAAATATCATATATAAAACTATTTGTTAATGAAACTTTTCAGAACTAAATAATTAAATTTGACAAAAATTAAAAATGAAAAAATCGGTTTTGTTTTTATTACTTCTTTTTTCTTTGGTTGTTTTCGCACAGAAAAAATACGTTCTCGTCATTCATGGCGGCGCAGGAACGATTACCAAAGAAAATATGACCGCTGAAAAAGAGAAAGCCTACCGCGAAAAATTAACCGAAGCGCTGAAAGCAGGTTTCGCCGAAATTCAGAAAGGAAAATCTTCCGTTGACGCAGTTGCAGCATCCATCGTTATTTTGGAAGATTCTCCACTTTTTAATGCAGGAAAAGGAGCCGTTTTTACCGCGGATGGAAAAAATGAACTCGACGCTTCAATTATGTTTGGGAAAGATCAATCAGCGGGAGCAGTTGCGGGAGTTCATACGATTAAAAACCCGATTAAAGCAGCGATTGCGGTGATGGAAAAATCCGAACACGTGATGCTTTCGGGAAGCGGTGCAGAACAATTTGCTAAAGAACAAGGTTTGGAAATCGTGGATCCACAATATTTTTGGACCAAAGACCGATGGGATGGTTTGCAAAAATTGAAACAAAAAGAAGCCTTAAAGAATTCAGGAAAAACTTCTCAAAATAAATTACCCGAATCTTACGAAATCGACCAAAAATTTGGAACCGTTGGTGCGGTTGCTTTAGACAAAAACGGAAATATTTCCGCAGGAACTTCTACAGGCGGAATGACCAATAAAAAGTGGAACAGAATCGGTGATTCTCCAATTATCGGAGCAGGAACTTACGCAAATTCACAAGTCGGAATTTCAGGAACAGGATGGGGCGAATTTTTTATTCGTTCCACCGCTGCAAGAACGGTTTCTGCCAAAATGGAATATCAAAATAAAGACATTAAAACTGCCACCCAAGAAACGATTGACATCATTGGAAAAATGGGCGGAGACGGCGGTTTGATCGCTTTGGATAAAGACGGAAATATGGCGATGCCTTTTAATACTGCGGGAATGTATCGCGGTGCGATAACGGAAAATGGCGAGGTTGAAATCAGCATTTATAAAGACGATTTAAATACTGTCAATGAAATTTCAATGTCAGTAAATCCCAATAAAATGAAAGCATCTGATTTAAAGAAGATGAAATCATTTGATTTAGTTGTTAAGAACGATTCGCCTGAAAAAATTTCATATGGAACTTATTTCTTTGTGGAAATGTTCGACGGTAAAACTTGGAAGAAGGTTCCTTTCATCAAAAATTTGATTTTTCCAAGTCTTGAAATTATTCAGGAACATTACTCAACTGCATCGAAACCAATCTACCTAAATAGTTTCCTAAATCCCATGAAAAAAGGAAAATACAGAATCATTAAAGAATTTGAAACCCCTAAACAAGAGCAAAAAACTTTAACAGCATCTTTTGAAATCGAATAAATGGAATTTAAACTTAATAAAATAGAAGATTGGCAAAAAGTCGTTGATGAAATTCTGCCCCAACTTCAACACAATATCTTTTTGTTAAAGGGAAATCTTGGTGCGGGAAAAACAACGTTCACGCAGTTTCTACTCAAAAAATTGGGAAGCAATGATGAGGTGTCCTCTCCTACTTATGCCATCGTGAACGAATATCATTCGCCAAAAGGAAAAATTTTCCACTTTGATTTGTACCGAATGAAAAACATTGACGAAGTGTACGATATCGGAATGGAAGAATATCTTGACAACGCTTTTCTCTGCATCATTGAATGGCCCGAAATTTACGAGGAAGAACTCGCTGATTTTCCGCATCACGAAATGAAAATCGAAAATTTGGGTGATGAACGCGTTATCATTTTCAAGTAGAAATTAGTTTGTCAGTTACCAAATCATCGTATCTTTGCCGCACCAATTATCATTTGTCAAACATCATTCATCAAACATTAAAAGATGAGTCATACACATGTTTTTACCCCGTTTTCTGAAGAGGAATTAATGCCGAAAGAAGAAAAATTGGAAATAGTAAAAAAAGGAAAACAATTCAGTATTGGAATTCCTAAAGAAACTTGCCTCAACGAACGCAGAACTTGCATCACTCCCGATGCAGTGCAGGTTTTGGTCGCAAACGGACATCAAATTATCGTGGAATCAGGAGCGGGAGAAGGTTCGTTTTTCACCGATTTGCAGTATTCGGAATCGGGCGCAAAAATTACCAACGATCCTAGAGAAGCGTTCGAACAGGATTTGGTTTTAAAAATAAATCCACCAACAATCGAGGAAATTGATTATCTAAAACCGAATACCTATTTGGTTTCTGCGCTACAAATTAATTTGCGTGACCAGGAATATTTCAAAAGAATTTCCGAAAAAAAAATCAATGCGATTGCGTTTGAATTTATTGTGGATGAATACAAGCAACTTTCTTTGGTTCGCTTAATCGGGGAAATTGCAGGGAATATTTCGGTGCTATATGCGGCAGAACTTTTGGCACTTTCCAACGGATTGATGCTGGGTGGAATTACGGGTGTTCGTCCGACTGAAGTGGTGATTTTAGGTGCAGGAATTGTAGGCGAATTTGCTACTAAAGCCGCTTTAGGATTAGGAGCAAGCGTTAAAGTTTTTGACAATTCGCTTTCCAAACTTCGTCGACTTCACATGATGGTCGATGGACGAGTTCCGACTTCCATCATCGATCCGAAAGAATTGGGAAAAAGTTTAAAAAGAGCCGATGTCGTCATCGGAGCACTTTCAAAATTGAGTTTAACGCCGATTGTTACGGAAGAAATGGTTTCCAAAATGAAAAAAGGAAGCGTCATTATCGACGTAACCATCGACAACGGAAAAGTTATCGAAACTTCCGAATTGACCGATATGGAAGATCCGTACATCATCAAACATGGCGTGATTCATTGCGGTTTGCCGAATTTAACGTCCAAAATGCCCCGAACAACTACGAAAGCAATCTCCAACTTTTTCTTGAGCTATCTTTTAAACTACGATGAAGAAGGCGGTTTCGAGAATATGCTCGTGAAGAAAAACGAGATGAAGCAGTCACTCTATATGTATAAAGGTCGCCACACGAAAAAAATGATTTGCGAACGTTTCGACCTTACTTATCACGACATCAACCTTTTAATTTTTTAAATGAGAAAACTAAAATTTTTTCTAATCGGTTTAATTCCAGGTCTGGTGATTGTGTTTTTCGTATTAAATAAAAAAGGGGCAAGTTGCAGCGGATATTTGCCCAATTCAAGGGTGATTGCAGAGACTTTGTCTAAAGAATTCCACTATTCTGAAAGTTTTAAAACGGAAATGACTTCCCAAAAAATTGACGAAAAATTTTTGAAAGACAGCATCATGACCAAAGGCGAAATCAATTTCGAAAAAAGTCATGCACAAAAAAAACCTTGTCCTGATTACGTTTTGGTTTATCCAAAGAAAAATCCGAGATATGAAGTCACTTTTGAAAAATGCGACAAGACTTCCACTTTCAACTCATTGAAAAAATTGAGGTAAAATATTACTCACGCAAAGCGTCCCGAGAATTCGGGATTGCTCATTATTCATTACTTATTTAAAAGATGAAAATTACGATCATCGGCGTCGGATTAATCGGCGGTTCCATGGCTATGAAACTTCGGGAACAACATTTTGCAGATTATGTCTTTGGAGTTGACTTGAATGAAAATCATTTGCTTGAAGCCAAAGAATTGGGAATTATTGATGAGATTTCCACGCTTGAAAATGCCGTTAAAAATTCAGATTTAATCATCATTGCGATTCCCGTTGATGCCGCGCGAAAAATTTTGCCAACTGTTTTAGATTTGGTTAATGAAAATCAAACCGTGATGGATGCAGGTTCTACGAAATTGGGAATTGTTAACGCCGTTAAAAATCATCAAAAAAGAAATCGTTATGTCGCTTTTCATCCAATGTGGGGAACGGAAAATTCGGGGCCGAAATCGGCTGTTTCAGAGAGTTTTTCAGGAAGAGCGGCGGTAATTTGCGACCAAAAAGATTCCGCTGAAGACGCCTTAAGTCTTGTAAATAAGGTGGCGGAAAATCTCGAAATGAATTTAATCTACATGAATGCCGATGAGCACGATGTTCACACCGCCTATATTTCACATATTTCACACATTACTTCCTATGCTTTAGCCAATACGGTTTTGGAAAAAGAGCGTGAAGAAGACACTATTTTTCAGTTGGCAAGTTCAGGTTTTTCGAGTACGGTTCGTTTGGCAAAATCGCATCCGGAAATGTGGGTTCCCATATTTAAACAAAACAAGGAAAATGTTTTGGATGTTCTGAATGAGCATATTTCACAGCTTCGAAAATTCAAATCAGCGTTGGAGAAGGAGAATTATGAACTTTTGGAAGAATTGATTAAAAATGCGAACCGAATTCGAGGCATCTTGAAATAATTTGGTATCGGTCTGATGTTGATTCGTTTTAAAAAAGTAATTTTACTTCAAACTAATCATCATGGCAAAATATAAATTTCCAGGAGTATATCTTGAAGAAAAAATGTGGTCTCCCTTTGTGGAACCGTTAGACAATATAGCTGTTTTTATTGGATATACCGAAAAGAACATCCTCGATAATGGCGAAGATTTACTGTTCACTCCAATAACAATTAATTCTATTCTTGAATTTGAAAATACTTTCGGTTTTGGGCAACCTGAAAAGAATTTGATTATTAAAGATCATTCGTCATCCACAGAAGAAAAAATCACGGTTGAATTTTTTGGAGAGAAATCTAAACATATTCTGTATTATTCGATAAAACTTTTTTTTGAAAGCGGTGGAAATAAATGTAAAATTGTTTCCGTAGGTACATTCAAAGAAATTGGCGAAATACTTTCTGCAGAAGAATTGATTCAGGGAATAGATTCCTTAAAAAACGAAAAAACTAATCTGTTAATCGGGATTCCGGAAAGTCAGAATCTTCCTGAAAACGACTTCTATTTGGTTCAACAGAAAATATTAGAATTCTGTGATAAGAATCGTTATTTCGGCATCTTGGATCCGCCCAGGACAAATACGGAAAATTTTCTAAATAAAATTTCGATTTATCGCGAAAAACTCCATTCAGATTCCTTGAAATTTGGAGCGGCTTTTTTTCCTTCTTTACAAACCACAACCGCTTATCTATATGACGAATCCTGCATCAATGTTGAGAAAAATGGATTTGGTTTTTCTCTAAATTCTTTTGACGAAACAAAAAAGTTAAAGTATGTTTCAGCGATCGGAAAATTTTCAGTAATTCTTCCGGCAAGTCCTTCTGTGATGGGATTAATTTTGAAAAATGATATGGAAAGAGGAATTTGGAAAGCACCTTCTACAATTCCTTTAAAACAAATTATTGCTCCGGAATTTTTAATTACAGATTGCGCCCAACAATTATTAAATGTTGATATTTCAGGAAAATCCATCAATTGTATAAGAAATTTTCAGGGTGTTGGAAACCGAGTTTGGGGAACCAGAACTTTGGCAGGAAATGATGCAGAATGGAAGTACTTTCCTATTCGCCGACTCGCCAACAAAATTGAAAAAGAAATCCAGAATGCTTTAGATCAATTTGTTTATGAAAAAAATAATTCCTCAACCTGGGCGAAAATTAAATCCATAACCGAAAACTATTTGTATAATCTGTGGAGAAGTGGAGCTTTGATGGGCTCAAAACCAGAACACGCCTATTTTGTAAAATGTGGATTGAATGAAACCATGACCAATAAGGACATTTCTGATGGAAAACTTCTACTTCAAATTGGAATTTCTCCCGTAACACCCGCAGAATTTATCTTTTTTAATTTTTCTATTCTAGCTATAGAACCATAAAAATAACCTAACATTCCGCCACATTTACTGCAATGGCTAAACCTCCTTCTGATGTCTCTTTGAACCGATCGTTCATACTCAACGCGGTTTCCCACATCGATTGAATGACTTCATCCAAGGAAACTCTCGCTTTCGTGGGATCGCTTTCTATAGCAATATTTGCCGCAGTAATTGCTTTAATTGCTCCCATCGAATTCCTTTCAATACACGGAATTTGCACCAAGCCCGCAATCGGGTCGCAAGTTAAGCCGAGGTGATGTTCCATGGCGATTTCTGCCGCCATTAAAACTTGTCCGGGAGTTCCGCCCATAATTTCCGTCAAACCTGCTGCAGCCATTGCTGAAGAAACGCCGACTTCCGCTTGACAACCACCCATCGCTGCAGAAATGGTCGCATTTTTTTTGAATAAAGTTCCGATTTCTCCCGCAACTAAAAGAAAACGAATGATATCGTCATTATTTCGATGCTCCGTAAATGCTTGAGAATACATTAGAACAGCCGGAATCACACCGCTTGCTCCGTTAGTTGGAGCCGTGATAATTCTCCCGAAACTTGCATTTTCCTCGTTCACCGCCAAAGCAAAACAAGATACCCATTTGTTGATGTTGGTAAAGGTTTCTTCAGCTTCCACAACCAATTGAAACCATTCATCTACATTTTTGTAGATTTTTTCTCCAAGAAGTTTTCGGTTCAAACCTGCAGCACGACGGGAAACATTTAATCCTCCCGGTAAGATTCCTTCTTTGTTTACGCCTTTATAAATACATTCCTTGATTTGCTGCCAAATGTAAAGCGCTTCGGCTTCGGTTTCTTCTTTGGTGCGCCAAGATTCTTCATTCAAAAAAATTAAATCTGAAATTTTATTTAAACCTAATTTCTCCAGATTTCTTAAAACATCTTTACCGTTGTGACATGGATAAAGCGTTCTGATGCAGTGTTTTTCTAAAGAATTTTCGTTTTGGGTTGCAATGAATCCACCCCCGACAGAATAATAATCTTGCACCACTTCTTCACCGTTTTCAAATACTGCCTTGAAAATCATTCCGTTTGGATGAAAATCAAGTGATTCTTTCATATTTAAAATCAAATTTTTACCGTAAACGAAAGGAATTAATTTTTCGCCTGCAAGATGAAGCTCGTTTGAAGACTTTATCTTTTCAATTTTTTCATCAATAGTAGTCGTATCTATGGTTTTGAAATTTTCTCCAGAAAGTCCGAGCATTCCTGCGATATCCGTTCCGTGACCTATTCCTGTCTTTGCCAAAGAACCAAAAAATTCCAAGAAAACTTCTTTGACTTCAGAAATTTGACGTTCTCTTTTGATGAGATTCAAAAAACTTGATGCTGCATTCCAAGGTCCCATGGTGTGAGAACTTGAAGGTCCGATTCCTACTTTTATGATTTCAAAAACACTGATAGACTCCATTTACTATAAATGATAATTGATGATTGGTAAATGATATGATACAAAGATAAGTTTAAAAACTCACTTAAAAATTTCGGCTAAAATTTTAGAAACTTCTTTGTGTTTTGTGGCAGGGAAAAGATGGGTTCCGTTTTGTATAACGTAATTGGGTTTTGAGTATTTGATGGGAAAGACGATGTCTTTATCGCCAAGAATTTGGATGACTTTTGGGTTTTCTTCAAATTTCCAAGATGCCACTTTTTCGATGCACCACTTTAAATAATAAGGATTTCGAACGGTGAAATAATCTAGAATTTTTGGATTTTTGGGGTCGAATAATTTTCGGATTAATGAATAAGCAACGGCTGATTTTTCATTGAAAATTCTTTCGGGTAGCACTTTTGGAATTTTGGTAAAATCCCCTATTCTGATAAATTTTGATTTTTCTTTGTCCGATTTAATGCTTCCCAGAATTACCACTTTTTCGGCAGGTTTTATCTTGTCGATTTCTTGAACTAAAATTCCGCCAAAAGAATATCCTAATAAATAAAAAGGTTCGGAAACATCAATTTTTTCTGCCATTCTTTCCACGTAATGGCTAAAGCTTTCATCTTTTTCGGGAATCAGCCATTCGATGAAAACAACTTCCAAATTTTCAGGAAATTTCAGTTTTTCTAAAACTTTGAAATCGGCACCTAATCCGCTAATCAAATAAATCTTCATCCTTCAAAAATAAAAAAAAGAGCAGGAAATTCTGCTCTTTAAAACTAAAATATTATCTAAAAATTACTTTGCTGTAACTTTCACCAACATATCGATATCGTCTTTTACCAGAACATCTTTCATCGCCGATTTGTAGGCAACATCAAATTTTTGTCTGTCGAAAGTGAACTTTTGAGAAACCAAACTCACCACACCTTTGCTGTAAGAAATTTTCGCAGGGAAAGAAACCGGAGCTGTTTTTCCTTTCACGGTCAAGTTTCCGTTTACAATGTAGTTGTAAATTTTATCGTTGTTTTTCTTTAAAGAAGTAATCGTATAAGTCGCTGTCGGGAATTTTTCAACTTCGAAGAAATCACCATTTTTCAAGTGATTATTGAGTTTTGTTTGGTATTCTCCGGTTAAATCGGTCGAATTAATAGAAGTCATATCCAAAACAAAAGTTCCGCCAACAACTTGA
Encoded proteins:
- the dnaG gene encoding DNA primase, with the translated sequence MISKQTIDKIFSTIRVEEIIGEYVQLKRAGSNFKGLSPFHDEKTPSFVVSPSKQIWKDFSSGKGGTAISFLMEIENFTYPEALRHAAKKYGIEVEEDKREYTEEEKQQQTDKELLYKIHEVANDFFQNQLFETDEGKAIGYSYFKERELRDEIIKKFQLGYSPEQKNAFTEFALDKGYSKEILEKSGLSIFPENSPNGIDRFRERVIFPIHSFSGRVLGFGARILRNNVKTAKYLNSPETEIYHKSNVLYGLNQGKQAISRNNLCLLVEGYMDVIALHQAGIENVVSSSGTALTVEQIKLIKRLTENVTILFDGDAAGIKASFRSIDMLLSEAMNIRILLFPDGDDPDSFSRKHPQEFVEDFIKNEAKDFIDFKAEILLKEAGDDPIKKAESIRDIVKSVAFVQNALKQEVYLKEVSTKFGLSEQSLFNELNVQKQIKSQQVSPQQRQETQAQPKLEKVTEPFISVNPLLVLEEKLVELMLKYGDRILDRKDEDENAYQITVIEEIITHLEEDSCEIQSPLNQKIIEEIKQGIAKNELRAGNFFMTLMDENISGKIADALVEPYETSNWEKHQIFFSKEEEVVPKIVQDVIFRHKREYIMKIIGEMKTELSETENNEETYKKIINLNQLRKELDEKLFRIL
- a CDS encoding immunoglobulin-like domain-containing protein — its product is MKSFDLVVKNDSPEKISYGTYFFVEMFDGKTWKKVPFIKNLIFPSLEIIQEHYSTASKPIYLNSFLNPMKKGKYRIIKEFETPKQEQKTLTASFEIE
- the tsaE gene encoding tRNA (adenosine(37)-N6)-threonylcarbamoyltransferase complex ATPase subunit type 1 TsaE, with the translated sequence MEFKLNKIEDWQKVVDEILPQLQHNIFLLKGNLGAGKTTFTQFLLKKLGSNDEVSSPTYAIVNEYHSPKGKIFHFDLYRMKNIDEVYDIGMEEYLDNAFLCIIEWPEIYEEELADFPHHEMKIENLGDERVIIFK
- a CDS encoding alanine dehydrogenase, translating into MSHTHVFTPFSEEELMPKEEKLEIVKKGKQFSIGIPKETCLNERRTCITPDAVQVLVANGHQIIVESGAGEGSFFTDLQYSESGAKITNDPREAFEQDLVLKINPPTIEEIDYLKPNTYLVSALQINLRDQEYFKRISEKKINAIAFEFIVDEYKQLSLVRLIGEIAGNISVLYAAELLALSNGLMLGGITGVRPTEVVILGAGIVGEFATKAALGLGASVKVFDNSLSKLRRLHMMVDGRVPTSIIDPKELGKSLKRADVVIGALSKLSLTPIVTEEMVSKMKKGSVIIDVTIDNGKVIETSELTDMEDPYIIKHGVIHCGLPNLTSKMPRTTTKAISNFFLSYLLNYDEEGGFENMLVKKNEMKQSLYMYKGRHTKKMICERFDLTYHDINLLIF
- a CDS encoding prephenate dehydrogenase gives rise to the protein MKITIIGVGLIGGSMAMKLREQHFADYVFGVDLNENHLLEAKELGIIDEISTLENAVKNSDLIIIAIPVDAARKILPTVLDLVNENQTVMDAGSTKLGIVNAVKNHQKRNRYVAFHPMWGTENSGPKSAVSESFSGRAAVICDQKDSAEDALSLVNKVAENLEMNLIYMNADEHDVHTAYISHISHITSYALANTVLEKEREEDTIFQLASSGFSSTVRLAKSHPEMWVPIFKQNKENVLDVLNEHISQLRKFKSALEKENYELLEELIKNANRIRGILK
- a CDS encoding phage tail sheath family protein codes for the protein MAKYKFPGVYLEEKMWSPFVEPLDNIAVFIGYTEKNILDNGEDLLFTPITINSILEFENTFGFGQPEKNLIIKDHSSSTEEKITVEFFGEKSKHILYYSIKLFFESGGNKCKIVSVGTFKEIGEILSAEELIQGIDSLKNEKTNLLIGIPESQNLPENDFYLVQQKILEFCDKNRYFGILDPPRTNTENFLNKISIYREKLHSDSLKFGAAFFPSLQTTTAYLYDESCINVEKNGFGFSLNSFDETKKLKYVSAIGKFSVILPASPSVMGLILKNDMERGIWKAPSTIPLKQIIAPEFLITDCAQQLLNVDISGKSINCIRNFQGVGNRVWGTRTLAGNDAEWKYFPIRRLANKIEKEIQNALDQFVYEKNNSSTWAKIKSITENYLYNLWRSGALMGSKPEHAYFVKCGLNETMTNKDISDGKLLLQIGISPVTPAEFIFFNFSILAIEP
- a CDS encoding L-serine ammonia-lyase, with the translated sequence MESISVFEIIKVGIGPSSSHTMGPWNAASSFLNLIKRERQISEVKEVFLEFFGSLAKTGIGHGTDIAGMLGLSGENFKTIDTTTIDEKIEKIKSSNELHLAGEKLIPFVYGKNLILNMKESLDFHPNGMIFKAVFENGEEVVQDYYSVGGGFIATQNENSLEKHCIRTLYPCHNGKDVLRNLEKLGLNKISDLIFLNEESWRTKEETEAEALYIWQQIKECIYKGVNKEGILPGGLNVSRRAAGLNRKLLGEKIYKNVDEWFQLVVEAEETFTNINKWVSCFALAVNEENASFGRIITAPTNGASGVIPAVLMYSQAFTEHRNNDDIIRFLLVAGEIGTLFKKNATISAAMGGCQAEVGVSSAMAAAGLTEIMGGTPGQVLMAAEIAMEHHLGLTCDPIAGLVQIPCIERNSMGAIKAITAANIAIESDPTKARVSLDEVIQSMWETALSMNDRFKETSEGGLAIAVNVAEC
- a CDS encoding alpha/beta hydrolase, which translates into the protein MKIYLISGLGADFKVLEKLKFPENLEVVFIEWLIPEKDESFSHYVERMAEKIDVSEPFYLLGYSFGGILVQEIDKIKPAEKVVILGSIKSDKEKSKFIRIGDFTKIPKVLPERIFNEKSAVAYSLIRKLFDPKNPKILDYFTVRNPYYLKWCIEKVASWKFEENPKVIQILGDKDIVFPIKYSKPNYVIQNGTHLFPATKHKEVSKILAEIFK
- a CDS encoding YceI family protein, producing MKKLALLAVLAGGLAFGQSKKVVASDVHWWGYKIAKSEASSHDGTLNVKSGEIKMKGNQVVGGTFVLDMTSINSTDLTGEYQTKLNNHLKNGDFFEVEKFPTATYTITSLKKNNDKIYNYIVNGNLTVKGKTAPVSFPAKISYSKGVVSLVSQKFTFDRQKFDVAYKSAMKDVLVKDDIDMLVKVTAK